One region of Salvia miltiorrhiza cultivar Shanhuang (shh) chromosome 3, IMPLAD_Smil_shh, whole genome shotgun sequence genomic DNA includes:
- the LOC131019011 gene encoding uncharacterized protein LOC131019011, with protein sequence MTDLRSRLKLTNEERNSIAQWLLQHSTNGKLRHGAKKEAAEMFHIAWRTVWAIWKSATTQQVLGLPIQLTNMKKGSVHRDKWMIDIEKVKKLSLLERSSIRVMAGNLGVSKSLVHVWVKKKKLKPHTNAIKPFLTAENKLCRLKWSLNQLSAINEGGFIKFQSMYNTIHIDEKWFYLTKNEDIYYLLPGEKEPYRCCKSKRFIPKIMFSCVVARPIIDAQGNIIFYGKLGIYPFIIEEAAQRNSINKEKGTLEIKPIPNINKQIMRDGMITKMIPNFKAKWPEFASKNIFIQQDNAKPHLKPDDPEFVAVATQDGFNIQLTLKDQKPAKNVEELLKNVHEAYEEYPPEKLNHVFLTLQSCYHEIIKDKGGNNYKIPHLNKAKLARLGTLVDVLAVEEQLLQESIQFLNMQGIEDPGQGNMETLRQRLQQVVIN encoded by the exons ATGACAGATTTAAGATCAAGGCTGAAGTTGACTAATGAAGAACGGAACTCTATCGCACAATGGCTACTCCAACACAGCACGAACGGGAAGCTTCGCCATGGTGCGAAGAAAGAGGCTGCTGAAATGTTCCACATCGCCTGGAGGACAGTTTGGGCGATCTGGAAATCTGCTACTACACAACAGGTGCTGGGATTACCTATTCAGTTAACGAACATGAAGAAGGGGTCAGTTCACAGAGATAAGTGGATGATTGATATTGAAAAAGTAAAGAAATTGTCGTTGTTAGAAAGATCGTCAATACGAGTCATGGCAGGTAACTTAGGGGTTAGTAAATCACTTGTGCATGTATGGGTGAAAAAAAAGAAGCTTAAACCTCATACTAATGCAATTAAGCCTTTCTTGACTGCTGAAAATAAGCTATGTAGGCTTAAATGGAGCCTGAATCAACTTAGTGCAATAAATGAAGGTGGGTTCATAAAATTTCAGTCAATGTACAATACTATTCACATTGACGAAAAGTGGTTTTACTTGACAAAGAACGAGGACATATACTATCTTTTACCAGGTGAGAAAGAGCCTTATAGGTGCTGCAAATCAAAGAGGTTCATCCCAAAAATAATGTTTAGTTGTGTTGTGGCAAGGCCAATCATAGATGCACAAGGaaacattattttttatggTAAACTAGGGATTTATCCATTCATAATAGAGGAGGCAGCACAGAGGAATTCCATAAATAAGGAGAAAGGCACATTGGAAATTAAACCTATTCCAAACATAAACAAGCAGATCATGAGGGACGGCATGATCACTAAG ATGATTCCAAACTTTAAGGCCAAATGGCCTGAATTTGCAAGCAAGAATATTTTTATCCAACAAGACAATGCAAAGCCACATTTAAAGCCTGATGATCCGGAGTTTGTAGCAGTTGCAACACAAGATGGATTTAATATCCAACTT ACGCTAAAAGACCAAAAACCAGCCAAGAATGTAGAAGAACTACTCAAGAATGTGCATGAAGCCTATGAAGAGTACCCTCCAGAGAAGCTGAATCATGTGTTCCTCACCCTACAGAGTTGCTACCACGAAATCATCAAAGATAAGGGGGGGAACAACTACAAAATCCCCCACTTGAATAAGGCAAAATTGGCCAGACTCGGAACTCTAGTAGATGTACTAGCTGTTGAGGAACAACTACTACAAGAGTCAATTCAGTTTCTAAACATGCAAGGAATTGAAGATCCAGGACAAGGCAACATGGAGACATTAAGGCAAAGGCTACAGCAGGTGGTAATCAATTAG